A genomic region of Raphanus sativus cultivar WK10039 chromosome 6, ASM80110v3, whole genome shotgun sequence contains the following coding sequences:
- the LOC108805979 gene encoding putative casein kinase II subunit beta-4 isoform X1: MYKEGRSSGSSIIMGGGGSSRSELLGGATDRKRINEALDKHLRKSSPSTSKDRDSFPSTSTTAKSQLQEGVESETDSEGSDVSGSEGETSWISWFCNLRGNEFFCEVDEDYVQDDFNLCGLSGQVPYYDYALDLILDVESSNSDMFTEEQNELVESAAEMLYGLIHVRYILTTKGLTAMLEKYKNYDFGRCPRVFCCGQSCLPVGQSDIPRSSTVKIYCPKCEDLYYPRSKYQGNIDGAYFGTTFPHLFLMAHGNMKPQKPSQSYVPKIFGFKVHKKQ; encoded by the exons ATGTACAAGGAGGGTCGGAGTAGTGGAAGCAGCATAATAATGGGCGGTGGCGGATCATCGAGATCGGAGCTTCTCGGCGGAGCTACTGATCGGAAACGAATCAACGAAGCTTTAGACAAACATCTCAGAAAGTCTTCACCTTCCACTTCTAAAGACAGAGATTCGTTCCCTTCGACCTCAACTACTGCTAAATCTCAACTTCAAGAag gagTTGAATCTGAAACGGATAGTGAAGGATCGGATGTGAGTGGGTCAGAAGGTGAAACGTCGTGGATCTCGTGGTTTTGTAACTTGAGAGGGAATGAGTTTTTCTGTGAAGTGGATGAGGATTATGTACAGGATGATTTCAATCTCTGTGGGTTGAGTGGTCAAGTTCCTTATTATGATTATGCACTTGATCTCATCTTAGATGTTGAATCCTCAAACA GTGATATGTTTACTGAAGAACAGAATGAGTTAGTGGAATCAGCTGCGGAAATGTTATATGGACTTATTCATGTTCGTTACATTCTCACTACTAAAGGACTAACTGCTATG TTGGAGAAGTATAAGAACTATGATTTCGGGAGATGCCCGAGAGTGTTCTGCTGCGGTCAGTCTTGTCTTCCTGTTGGGCAATCCGATATCCCTAGGTCGAGCACGGTGAAGATATACTGCCCTAAATGCGAGGATCTTTACTACCCTCGATCTAAATACCAAGGCA ACATTGATGGAGCTTATTTTGGGACTACATTCCCACATTTGTTCCTCATGGCCCATGGGAACATGAAACCGCAGAAGCCGAGTCAAAGCTATGTTCCTAAAATCTTTGGTTTTAAGGTACACAAGAAGCAATGA
- the LOC108805979 gene encoding putative casein kinase II subunit beta-4 isoform X2: MYKEGRSSGSSIIMGGGGSSRSELLGGATDRKRINEALDKHLRKSSPSTSKDRDSFPSTSTTAKSQLQEGVESETDSEGSDVSGSEGETSWISWFCNLRGNEFFCEVDEDYVQDDFNLCGLSGQVPYYDYALDLILDVESSNSDMFTEEQNELVESAAEMLYGLIHVRYILTTKGLTAMLEKYKNYDFGRCPRVFCCGQSCLPVGQSDIPRSSTVKIYCPKCEDLYYPRSKYQDIDGAYFGTTFPHLFLMAHGNMKPQKPSQSYVPKIFGFKVHKKQ; this comes from the exons ATGTACAAGGAGGGTCGGAGTAGTGGAAGCAGCATAATAATGGGCGGTGGCGGATCATCGAGATCGGAGCTTCTCGGCGGAGCTACTGATCGGAAACGAATCAACGAAGCTTTAGACAAACATCTCAGAAAGTCTTCACCTTCCACTTCTAAAGACAGAGATTCGTTCCCTTCGACCTCAACTACTGCTAAATCTCAACTTCAAGAag gagTTGAATCTGAAACGGATAGTGAAGGATCGGATGTGAGTGGGTCAGAAGGTGAAACGTCGTGGATCTCGTGGTTTTGTAACTTGAGAGGGAATGAGTTTTTCTGTGAAGTGGATGAGGATTATGTACAGGATGATTTCAATCTCTGTGGGTTGAGTGGTCAAGTTCCTTATTATGATTATGCACTTGATCTCATCTTAGATGTTGAATCCTCAAACA GTGATATGTTTACTGAAGAACAGAATGAGTTAGTGGAATCAGCTGCGGAAATGTTATATGGACTTATTCATGTTCGTTACATTCTCACTACTAAAGGACTAACTGCTATG TTGGAGAAGTATAAGAACTATGATTTCGGGAGATGCCCGAGAGTGTTCTGCTGCGGTCAGTCTTGTCTTCCTGTTGGGCAATCCGATATCCCTAGGTCGAGCACGGTGAAGATATACTGCCCTAAATGCGAGGATCTTTACTACCCTCGATCTAAATACCAAG ACATTGATGGAGCTTATTTTGGGACTACATTCCCACATTTGTTCCTCATGGCCCATGGGAACATGAAACCGCAGAAGCCGAGTCAAAGCTATGTTCCTAAAATCTTTGGTTTTAAGGTACACAAGAAGCAATGA
- the LOC108809071 gene encoding rac-like GTP-binding protein ARAC9 produces the protein MSASVAAASVSTTTTDTTFIKCVTVGDGAVGKTCLLISYTSNTFPTDYVPTVFDNFSANVLVDGKTVNLGLWDTAGQEDYNRLRPLSYRAADVFILAFSLISRPSFENIAKKWVPELRHYAPNVPIVLVGTKLDLREDKKFPMNYPGACTVSTEQGQELRKEIGALAYIECSSKTQQNVKAVFDAAIKVVLQPPSKTKKQKRRFGFCHAL, from the exons ATGTCAGCTTCTGTGGCTGCAGCATCagtatcaacaacaacaacagataCAACGTTTATAAAGTGCGTCACTGTTGGGGATGGAGCTGTGGGCAAAACTTGTCTTCTTATCTCCTACACCAGCAACACTTTTCCCACT GATTATGTCCCAACGGTGTTTGACAACTTCAGTGCAAATGTTTTAGTCGATGGCAAAACCGTCAATCTTGGTCTTTGGGATACTGCTG GTCAAGAAGATTACAATAGGCTTAGACCATTGAGTTACAGAGCAGCAGATGTTTTCATTCTCGCCTTTTCTCTTATTAGCAGGCCTAGCTTTGAGAATATTGCTAAAAag TGGGTCCCGGAGCTGCGACATTATGCCCCTAACGTGCCTATTGTTCTAGTGGGAACTAAATTAG ATCTAAGAGAAGATAAGAAGTTCCCAATGAATTATCCAGGTGCTTGCACAGTCTCTACAGAACAA GGTCAAGAGCTAAGAAAGGAGATAGGAGCATTAGCATATATAGAATGTAGCTCCAAAACACAACAG AACGTGAAGGCGGTGTTTGATGCAGCGATAAAAGTAGTTTTACAGCCTCCTTCAAAaaccaagaaacaaaagagaagattTGGTTTCTGCCATGCTCTCTGA